A genomic segment from Glycine soja cultivar W05 chromosome 20, ASM419377v2, whole genome shotgun sequence encodes:
- the LOC114402322 gene encoding type IV inositol polyphosphate 5-phosphatase 7-like yields the protein MRDENSKKSKLSWSKKMVRKFFNIKSKTEDSQENGVAYGGGDTEYRGRNSFSEREPCTIKKSKTEKFGRSADQVRRARMNLDHPRIIDVQNYSIFVATWNVAGRSPPSTLNLDDWLHSSPPADIYVLGFQEIVPLNAGNILGAEDNGPAKKWLALIRKTLNNLPGTSGSSGCYTPSPIPQPVVELNADFEGSARQKNSSFFHRRSFQTTSSGWGMDNDPSVVQPRLDRRYSVCDRVIFGHRPSDFDPSFRWGYRPSDYSRASDYSRPSDYSRWGSSDDDNGLGDSPSTVLFSPMSCGGAGPAFNEDGYAIPGHSRYCLVASKQMVGIYLTIWVRSELKDQVQNMKVSCVGRGLMGYLGNKGSISISMSVHETSFCFICSHLTSGQKEGDELRRNSDVMEILKKTRFPRVQGVDNENSPQTILEHDRIIWLGDLNYRIALSYRSAKALVEMQNWRALLENDQLRIEQKRGRAFVGWNEGKIYFPPTYKYSTNSDRYAGDDMHPKEKRRTPAWCDRILWYGEGLHQLSYVRGESKFSDHRPVYGIFCAEVESTHGRLKKTMSCSRSRIEVEELLPYSGGYTELSFF from the exons ATGAGAGATGAGAATTCCAAGAAAAGCAAG CTCTCATGGTCAAAGAAAATGGTCAGAAAGTTCTTTAATATCAAAAGCAAGACTGAGGATTCCCAAGAAAATGGTGTTGCTTATGGAG GAGGTGACACGGAATATAGAGGTAGGAATAGCTTCTCTGAGAGAGAGCCATGCACGATCAAAAAGAGCAAAACAG AAAAGTTTGGCAGGAGCGCAGATCAGGTGAGGCGAGCAAGAATGAATCTTGACCATCCTCGAATTATAGATGTGCAGAATTATAG CATTTTCGTAGCTACATGGAATGTAGCTGGAAGATCCCCACCAAGTACCTTGAATTTAGATGATTGGCTTCATTCTTCACCACCGGCTGATATTTATGTTCTTGG ATTTCAAGAGATAGTTCCCTTGAATGCTGGTAATATCTTGGGAGCAGAAGACAACGGCCCTGCCAAAAAATGGTTGGCTCTCATCAGAAAGACTTTAAACAATCTTCCTGGCACCAGTGGAAGTAGTGGATGCTATACACCGTCTCCCATACCACAACCAGTTGTAGAGCTAAATGCAGATTTTGAGGGATCAGCCAGGCAGAAGAACTCATCTTTCTTCCATAGGCGATCGTTCCAGACAACTTCTAGTGGTTGGGGAATGGACAATGATCCTTCAGTTGTGCAGCCACGACTAGATCGAAGATACAGTGTCTGTGATAGAGTAATTTTTGGTCACAGGCCAAGTGACTTCGATCCCAGTTTTAGATGGGGTTATAGGCCTAGTGACTATTCCAGGGCAAGTGACTACTCAAGACCAAGTGACTACTCAAGATGGGGTTCATCTGATGATGACAATGGCCTTGGGGATTCACCAAGTACAGTCTTATTTTCACCAATGTCTTGTGGTGGTGCTGGACCTGCCTTTAATGAAGATGGATATGCCATACCAGGACACTCAAGGTACTGCCTTGTTGCAAGTAAGCAAATGGTGGGGATATATCTTACCATATGGGTGAGAAGTGAACTGAAGGATCAGGTTCAAAATATGAAAGTGTCTTGTGTTGGCAGAGGATTGATGGGTTATCTTGGAAATAAG GGATCCATCTCAATTAGTATGTCTGTGCATGAAACTAGCTTTTGCTTTATCTGTAGCCATTTAACCTCAGGACAGAAAGAAGGTGATGAACTAAGAAGAAATTCTGATGTGATGGAGATTCTTAAAAAGACAAGGTTTCCTCGTGTTCAAGGTGTGGACAATGAGAATTCTCCACAGACAATCCTCGAGCATGA TCGAATTATATGGCTTGGAGATTTGAATTATCGGATTGCACTCTCCTACCGATCTGCTAAGGCACTCGTTGAGATGCAAAACTGGAGAGCATTGTTAGAGAATGACCAA TTGAGAATAGAGCAGAAAAGAGGCCGTGCGTTTGTGGGATGGAATGAAGGGAAGATATATTTTCCTCCAACTTACAAGTATTCAACTAATTCAGATAGATATGCTGGAGATGATATGCACCccaaagagaaaaggagaacTCCAGCTTg gtGTGACCGAATTTTGTGGTACGGAGAAGGTCTCCATCAGTTATCATATGTCCGCGGAGAATCAAAGTTTTCAGACCACAGACCTGTTTATGGCATATTTTGTGCTGAGGTTGAGTCAACTCATGGCAGATTGAAGAAAACTATGAGTTGTTCTCGTTCCAGAATTGAGGTGGAGGAACTTCTGCCATATTCTGGTGGATACACTGAGCTGAGTTTTTTCTAA